The following are encoded in a window of Candida dubliniensis CD36 chromosome 4, complete sequence genomic DNA:
- a CDS encoding ubiquitin-protein ligase, putative (Similar to S. cerevisiae HRT3;~HRT stands for: High level expression Reduces Ty3 transposition), which produces MSSVSNADVSTLSNPATDNLSLLDQQAISLFEEAIKKESQGLMSDAVDLYRKSFKINEQVDKIYRSFHLPNALHKLQNERGKNYITRVDEHKVAKINVDTLLDSFKDVEAVAPDPINGESGGAQGEMTIKFANMNINHEMIASVSVSPLVHLPNDIWTYILEILIHHSPESWFKMSITCKKFAYLGFGQSTIWREICQLIYPYQKYEENQFYLQNPTSTGQIEDDSELPIPFNQLQILPQYNNSWKFMLHNRPFIKFLGCYISVVNYYSEGGKAEFSNAWSNPVKTITYYRYLRFYRDGTVLKVLSVLPPDQVVPYLSKHNKILPSSISELGKPIYLHDENKESHKIYIGKWTISSSGEVHIIIENGSVAYLTFHYWFQVKSLGHINKHAKLTWVRYNSVRKPTQTVTTEGEETIDDRVGEIMEFSIRNEKPFKFSRVKSYTHTN; this is translated from the coding sequence ATGAGCTCTGTAAGTAACGCAGATGTATCCACTTTACTGAATCCAGCAACAGACAATCTTTCTTTGCTAGATCAACAagcaatttcattatttgaagaagCAATCAAAAAGGAATCTCAAGGATTGATGTCTGATGCAGTTGATTTATACAGAAAGTCatttaaaataaatgaacAAGTGGATAAAATTTATCGATCCTTCCATTTACCAAATGCTTTAcataaattacaaaatgaaAGAGGAAAGAATTATATCACTAGAGTTGATGAACATAAAGTTGCAAAAATCAACGTTGATACCTTACTTGACAGTTTTAAAGATGTTGAAGCAGTTGCCCCAGATCCTATAAATGGAGAACTGGGTGGAGCTCAAGGTGAAATGACTATAAAATTTGCCAATATGAACATAAATCATGAGATGATAGCCAGTGTCTCGGTATCACCACTAGTTCATTTACCTAATGACATTTGGACATATATTTTAGAAATACTTATTCATCATTCCCCAGAATCATGGTTTAAAATGTCAATAACGTGTAAAAAATTTGCATATCTAGGGTTTGGACAATCTACAATTTGGCGTGAAATATGTCAACTTATTTACCCTTATCAAAAATATgaagaaaatcaattctaTTTACAAAACCCAACTTCGACGGGTCAAATAGAAGATGATTCGGAATTGCCAATACCCtttaatcaattacaaatattacctcaatataataattcttggAAATTTATGCTTCATAATAGAccttttattaaatttttagGATGTTATATTTCTGTGGTTAATTATTATAGTGAAGGAGGCAAGGCAGAGTTTTCTAATGCATGGTCAAACCCCGTGAAAACAATAACTTATTATAGATATTTAAGATTTTATCGTGATGGTACAGTTCTTAAAGTTTTATCGGTACTACCGCCAGATCAAGTTGTTCCCTATCTACTGAAACATAATAAGATTTTGCCAAGTTCAATATCAGAATTGGGAAAACCAATATATTTACACGATGAGAACAAGGAAAGTCACAAGATATATATTGGTAAATGGACTATTTCTTCATCGGGAGAGGTtcacattattattgaaaatggatCAGTTGCATATTTGACATTTCATTATTGGTTTCAAGTAAAATCTTTGGGTCATATCAATAAGCATGCAAAATTAACATGGGTTAGGTACAATTCTGTTAGGAAACCTACACAAACAGTAACCACCGAAGGTGAAGAGACAATTGATGATAGAGTGGGTGAAATAATGGAGTTTTCTATTAGAAACGAAAAACCCTTTAAATTTCTGAGAGTTAAAAGTTATACCCACACcaattga
- a CDS encoding subunit of eukaryotic translation initiation factor 3 (eIF3), putative (Similar to S. cerevisiae NIP1;~In S. cerevisiae: involved in the assembly of preinitiation complex and start codon selection) produces the protein MSRFFVSGYTSDSSSEEEDLLSTSEEELLSSSEESDSSFFGEDADESEESSSDDEDGRPSGPAYFLKKSFLKGSGGDDSDSESDDEGRKVVKSAKDKLLDDMKSSIEVINSNKYNNNWSIVLGEFDKFGRFLIRCNQTNLGTPKFYIKLLTSLDNSITETSNNERDDKTLKADEARAFNTLRQRIKKQIREFQVYYDLYKENPEEFDENEDEPLESVQAGLNDNVKNEADGSITGALASNRVLSPIFHTLKTISESRGKKNIDKLEQIATLEKLLESHVSKGSPFELISIYQMLLSVRFDASSNQAFMPLEQWQKNEQDLGKLLDLLEANVDTYQVSELGLTTDDIDIEPTANSKGVKVIFGSITSSIDRLDDELTKSLQHTDPHSTEYVERLKDESTIYNMIVRGQTYVESITPEDIKYKSEQLARIVLRRLEHIYYKPKQLIKANEEEAWRNIKYSSYIVSKDSTVDQVIDQLAQFLQKQQNKTYGKHAILFSIYYYAVNSQYEKAKELFLGSQFYSNINSAESSLQVQYNRALVQLGLSAFRAGSIEESHKILNEIVNSQRSKELLGQGFNSKFPNQATVLERQKLLPFHQHINLELLECVFMTCSLLIEIPTLAAIANNHKDPKRKNASLKSFKSKLDFHDRQFFTGPPESIKDHIVHASIALQKGDWLKSYNLLSSIKIWKLFPDNDKLLAMMKNQLQIEGLRTYIFTYKSVFKKLSIEKLQQIFELSSTEVVSILEKMIATGNVSGEIIDNKFISFTSTTEPQRSKLQELAIVLNEKIQLLTEKNEKTQSNGYGKKQQNKDQQQQQQQQQNQQQNQQQQSSTQSQQQNNILSEESANKFRYANVNSNNDEFQATA, from the coding sequence ATGTCTcgtttttttgtttcaggATATACTTCTGATAGTTCATCTGAAGAGGAAGATTTATTAAGTACttctgaagaagaattattatcatcttcaGAAGAATCAGATAGTTCATTTTTTGGTGAAGACGCTGATGAATCAGAAGAATCTAGttctgatgatgaagatggaCGTCCATCTGGTCCAGcatattttttgaaaaaatcatttttaaaagGATCTGGTGGAGATGATTCCGATAGTGAAAGTGATGATGAAGGACGTAAAGTTGTTAAATCAGCtaaagataaattattagatgatatgaaatcttcaattgaagTTATAAATTCcaacaaatataataacaattgGAGTATAGTTTTAGgtgaatttgataaatttggtAGATTTTTGATTAGATGTAATCAAACCAATTTGGGTACACCAAAGTtttatattaaattattgacTAGTTTGgataattcaataacagAAACTAGTAATAATGAAAGAGATGATAAAACATTAAAAGCTGATGAAGCTAGAGCTTTCAATACTTTAAGacaaagaatcaaaaaGCAAATAAGAGAATTTCAAGTTTATTATGATTTGTACAAGGAAAATCcagaagaatttgatgaaaatgaagatgaacCATTAGAATCTGTTCAAGCGGGTCttaatgataatgttaAAAATGAAGCCGATGGTTCTATCACTGGTGCTCTTGCGTCAAACAGAGTATTAAGTCCTATTTTCCATACTTTGAAAACCATTTCTGAAAGTCGTGgtaaaaagaatattgaCAAATTAGAACAAATTGCTACtttggaaaaattattagaatcaCATGTTTCTAAAGGCTCGCcttttgaattgatttctaTTTACCAAATGTTATTATCAGTTAGATTTGATGCTTCATCCAATCAAGCTTTCATGCCTTTGGAACAATGGCAGAAAAATGAACAAGATTTAGGGAAATTATTGGACTTGTTGGAAGCCAATGTTGACACTTATCAAGTTTCTGAATTAGGATTGACTactgatgatattgatattgaaccTACAGCCAACTCTAAAGGGGTTAAAGTTATTTTCGGATCAATtacttcttcaattgatagATTGGACGATGAATTGACCAAATCTTTACAACATACTGATCCTCATTCTACTGAGTACGTTGAAAGATTGAAAGATGAAAGTACCATTTACAATATGATTGTGAGAGGACAAACATATGTTGAATCCATAACTCCAGAAGACATCAAGTACAAATCTGAGCAATTGGCAAGAATTGTTTTGAGAAGATTGGAACACATTTAttataaaccaaaacaattaatcaaagctaatgaagaagaagcttGGCGTAACATTAAATACAGCTCATATATTGTTAGTAAAGACTCCACCGTTGATCAAgttattgatcaattggCGCAATTTTTACAGAagcaacaaaacaaaacttaTGGGAAGCATGCTATACTATTCtccatttattattatgctGTCAATAGTCAATATGAAAAGGCTAAAGAATTATTCTTGGGGTCACAATTTTACAGCAACATCAATTCAGCAGAATCTTCTTTACAAGTTCAATATAATCGTGCTTTGGTTCAATTAGGTTTAAGTGCCTTTAGAGCTGGTAGTATTGAAGAATCTcataaaattttgaatgaaaTTGTCAATTCTCAAAGAtctaaagaattattgGGTCAAGGGTTTAATTCtaaatttccaaatcaagCTACTGTTTTGGAAAGACAAAAATTGTTACCATTCCATCAACATATCAATTTGGAATTATTGGAATGTGTATTTATGACTTGttctttattaattgaaattccAACTTTGGCTGCTATTGCCAATAATCATAAGGATCCAAAACGTAAGAATGCCTCATTAAAATCTTTCAAGAGTAAATTGGATTTCCATGATAGACAATTTTTCACTGGCCCTCCAGAAAGTATCAAAGATCATATTGTTCATGCTTCTATTGCTTTACAAAAAGGTGATTGGTTAAAGAGTTACAATTTATTGTCATCAATTAAGATTTGGAAATTATTCCCTGATAATGACAAATTATTAGCTATGATGAAGAATCAATTACAAATTGAAGGTTTAAGAACTTATATTTTCACTTATAAATCAGttttcaagaaattatcgatagaaaaattacaacaaatttttgaacTTTCTAGTACTGAAGTGGTTTCCATATTGGAAAAGATGATTGCTACAGGAAATGTTAGTGGagaaatcattgataataaGTTTATAAGTTTCACTTCAACTACTGAACCACAAAGATCtaaattacaagaattgGCTATTGTATTGAATGAAaagattcaattattgactgaaaagaatgaaaagaCACAATCAAATGGTTATGGtaagaaacaacaaaacaaagatcaacaacagcaacaacagcaacaacaaaaccaacaacaaaaccaacaacaacaatcatcTACCCAATcgcaacaacaaaataacaTCTTGTCTGAAGAATCTGCCAATAAATTTAGATATGCCAATGTTAATTCTAATAACGATGAATTTCAAGCTACTGCTTAG